Genomic DNA from Candidatus Obscuribacterales bacterium:
TCTCGGCAACCGTAATTTACTCATGGCTTATGTGCATGTGGGGCATAACTGCGCCATTGGCGATCGCGTGATTATTGCCAACGGGGTGGCGCTAGCGGGGCATGTGCATATTGAATCCCAGGCACGGATCAGCGGCGTGCTGGGGGTGCATCAGTTTGTCCACATCGGACGGCTGGCGATGGTGGGAGGCATGAGCCGGATTGATCGAGATGTGCCGCCTTATACCTTGGTGGAAGGCAACCCATCTCGGGTGCGATCGCTCAACCAAGTTGGCTTAAAACGAGCGGGGCTCAGTGAGTTGCAAGATGGGGAAGTGCTGCGATCGCTGAAGCAGGCGTTTCGCTTGGTCTACCGATCGGGCCTGTCGCTGGACGAAGCCATTTCTAAGCTGGAGCAACTGCCCCATAATCCCCATCTCCAGCACTTTACCCACTTTATTAGTCAGTCGCGCCTATCCCAGCGACGGGGACTCATTCCTGGCGTGCGCCGCACCCGTCGGGAGGCTGAAGGCTGATGAGATTGCAGGATGCCGATGAGCCATCTCGACCCATCCGCATCTTTATTAGCACCGGTGAAGTGTCGGGTGATTTGCAAGGATCGCGCTTAGTGCAGGCTCTGCTGCGTCAGGCTAAGGTGATGAACCAGCCGCTGGAGATCTTGGCCCTGGGCGGCGATCGCATGGCCGCTGCCGGGGCAACGTTGATTGAGCATACCAGCGCCATCGGCTCCGTCGGCATCTTAGAGGCGATCCCGTTTCTCTTCTCGGGTCTAAAGATCCAGCATCGCGTACGAGCCCAGCTAACGGCGACGCCTCCGGATGTGGTCGTGTTGATTGATTATTTTGGCGTCAACCTGGGGGTGGGGCATGCCGTGCAGCGGCATTTTCCCCAGGTGCCCATGCTCTACTACATCGCTCCTCAGGAATGGGTTTGGTCGCTCAGCCCTCGCAATACCCAACGCATTATTGGCCTGAGCGATCGCATCCTGGCCATCTTCAAAGCCGAAGCCGACTATTACCAACGCCACGGCGCAGCCGTATCTTGGATGGGCCATCCCCTACTCGAC
This window encodes:
- the lpxA gene encoding acyl-ACP--UDP-N-acetylglucosamine O-acyltransferase encodes the protein MTTLIHPTAVIHAEANLHPTVKVGAYAVIGEGVKVGEGTTIGPHVVLDGWTEIGARNQIYPGVVIGLEPQDLKYDGSATLVKLGDDNCIREYVTINRATGAGEATILGNRNLLMAYVHVGHNCAIGDRVIIANGVALAGHVHIESQARISGVLGVHQFVHIGRLAMVGGMSRIDRDVPPYTLVEGNPSRVRSLNQVGLKRAGLSELQDGEVLRSLKQAFRLVYRSGLSLDEAISKLEQLPHNPHLQHFTHFISQSRLSQRRGLIPGVRRTRREAEG